A single genomic interval of Argopecten irradians isolate NY chromosome 8, Ai_NY, whole genome shotgun sequence harbors:
- the LOC138329508 gene encoding galactose-3-O-sulfotransferase 3-like: protein MFGIRPRIGCFRRRGILACLLIIIMMSVLQVRYYSMTGSQGESHWQNFIWQPPDVYNERKRSGYEIVHTGNNNEVKHHIAFLKVHKAASSTVQNIFLRYAMHKDLVVVVPHVNKLFYPNIISTGKTVTPNNILPPPENKSYEVLCCHVLYDRTAFEGIMPSDTVYIGIIREPFGHFVSILNYFRPREVLDINDTLAVSKYLQEPLLYTKPNSKSYVNSRMAREFGFPPDLYITHNESGIELYLDKLEYEFQLVMIVELFDESMILMRRLLNWKLRDVLYVKKNVKHNLFEKIKFTAGDVERYKKWAVLDYALYDRFYQRLQNQIQMQGPDFYEELLHFKRVRRDMDFFCNPMPGVKPSAAYHCPASKWNQPFIITTEDCHYMNIGETAFIKEIRMKQYGI from the exons ATGTTTGGGATTCGGCCCAGGATTGGGTGTTTCAGGCG GCGAGGAATACTGGCGTGTCTgctgataataataatgatgtcCGTCCTACAGGTCCGATATTATTCCATGACAGGTTCGCAAGGAGAAAGCCACTGGCAAAATTTTATTTGGCAACCACCTGACGTATACAACGAAAGGAAAAGAAGTGGGTACGAGATCGTCCATACCGGTAACAATAATGAAGTTAAGCACCATATTGCGTTTTTAAAGGTACACAAGGCTGCGAGTTCAACAGTACAGAACATATTTCTCCGATATGCCATGCACAAAGATTTAGTCGTAGTCGTTCCACATGTTAACAAGTTGTTTTACCCTAACATTATAAGCACGGGGAAGACTGTAACGCCAAATAATATCCTTCCGCCCCCGGAAAATAAATCCTACGAGGTACTATGTTGTCATGTATTGTACGACAGAACAGCGTTTGAGGGAATAATGCCGAGTGACACGGTCTATATAGGGATCATACGAGAACCTTTCGGACATTTTGTATCCATTCTAAATTATTTCCGACCAAGAGAAGTGCTGGATATTAACGATACTTTAGCAGTGTCAAAATATTTACAGGAACCTTTACTCTATACAAAGCCAAACTCTAAAAGTTACGTTAACAGCAGAATGGCAAGAGAATTCGGGTTTCCTCCAGACTTGTATATAACCCACAATGAATCTGGTATAGAGCTATATTTAGATAAATTGGAATATGAATTCCAGCTTGTGATGATTGTGGAACTGTTTGATGAGTCTATGATATTAATGCGCCGGCTTTTAAATTGGAAATTACGTGATGTGTTATATGTTAAGAAGAATGTTAAACATAATTTATTCGAGAAGATAAAATTCACGGCTGGTGATGTAGAACGGTACAAGAAATGGGCAGTGCTTGACTACGCTCTGTACGATCGCTTTTATCAACGGCTTCAAAATCAGATTCAAATGCAAGGGCCCGACTTCTATGAAGAACTACTACATTTTAAGCGGGTGCGGCGAGACATGGATTTTTTCTGTAACCCTATGCCTGGAGTAAAACCATCGGCTGCGTACCATTGTCCAGCCTCTAAATGGAATCAACCATTTATCATCACCACCGAGGACTGTCATTACATGAATATTGGAGAGACAGCGTTCATCAAGGAGATAAGGATGAAGCAATATGGTATTTAG